The following coding sequences lie in one Rutidosis leptorrhynchoides isolate AG116_Rl617_1_P2 chromosome 6, CSIRO_AGI_Rlap_v1, whole genome shotgun sequence genomic window:
- the LOC139853834 gene encoding uncharacterized protein, with product MAVTCDYYTNNPYACSSLPQTKNLYASNAMGELKDTSSHDSGSVTNISVNDELYIHQNDTSNNFTLATQKLNGDNYNEWKRSAEIFHSAKNKLGFVTGMCARPSTDSPQLASWDRCNNLVISWILHSVESDIRRSILYFPTAKEIWNDLKERFAQSSIPRKFQVHKIISSLSQGNTNVATYYTQLKTAWDEYMLLLAIPACSCGSNTAFMAILQEQQIMQFLMGLNDAYMLIRGNILMQSPLPSLSECYRLIIQEESQRNNTITNSKGVVFGLAPNGRRSKFFCTFCNVWGHSNDRCYKNNSSTQEKHQVANSVQATVNEPHTNNSSTSSDPSTFTKEQMNQFAAMLAQHNLNPQNGSSSDLSTAFMAGKRFCFLSTDLNNPWIIDSGATDHMTPHLFMFSEYTVVHKPSFIEMPNGQKARVHHVGSIRLNDNVILDHVLHVPDFQFNLLSVYKLLLQYSASLTFTLTSYLLQVPLMEHPLARMHRLSFPFSTIKSSSIFELIHVDLWGPYSRPTHNGFKYFLTIVDDFSRTTWTHLLATKSAAFSTLIAFVAYIENQLYFFPLPVDDPSHNFIPTVTTPSIPPDPIPSTSFHDSPLHDDPNSTTSDSSTQIPSEPVHASAPDPIFVRRSSRTPVQPSHLKDYVCPKNTTPKHWCNLVSYSSLPTSHHAFLVHNSRHTEPCYYNEASKHPHWVHAMNIEIDALQANNTWEVCDLPLGKKALGNHWVYKVKLKSDGSLERYKGRLVVQGNHQCAGVDFFDTFSPVIKMATVRSILALAASKRWKIHQMDVNNAFLHGDLSEEVYMRMPPGIPNPEHKVCRLHKSLYGLKQASRQWFQKLSRALQDQGFMQSKNDYNLFIKKVNSQLTIFAVYVDDILVTGSDATSVSQLKDFLHREFTIKDLGSLHYFLGIEVIYLDTGFVLTQRKFTQELLHEFDVSDAKPTVTPLPQNIKFSDPCSPYLKDPSRYRSLIGKLNFLTHTRPDLAFAVQTMSQFMQHPQQIHMEGVNHLLRYLKGTSGQGILLNGSTQLSLHAYSDSDWAACPISRRSVTGYVILLSGSPISWKSKKQSTISRSSFEAEYRAMANAASELTWLIRLFEELGITDLKPVTLHCDNQSALHIAKNPVFHERTKHIELDCHFTREKVMEGLIELSYLTTQNQLADVLTKILPSSQFQQLLSKLGMSSSHPPS from the exons AATATCTCTGTGAATGATGAACTCTATATTCATCAAAACGATACTTCTAACAATTTCACTTTGGCTACACAAAAATTAAATGGCGATAATTATAATGAATGGAAACGTTCAGCGGAAATCTTTCATAGTGCAAAAAACAAGTTGGGTTTTGTTACTGGTATGTGCGCTCGTCCTTCTACAGATTCTCCCCAGTTGGCTTCCTGGGACCGTTGCAACAACCTGGTAATTTCGTGGATCCTTCATTCTGTTGAATCGGATATTCGTCGAAGCATTCTTTACTTTCCTACCGCAAAAGAGATTTGGAATGACCTAAAGGAACGATTTGCTCAATCTAGTATTCCTCGTAAGTTTCAGGTTCACAAAATTATCTCATCCTTGTCTCAAGGGAATACCAATGTTGCTACTTATTATACTCAGTTAAAAACTGCGTGGGATGAATATATGTTGTTGCTTGCTATTCCTGCTTGTTCGTGTGGGAGTAATACGGCTTTCATGGCAATATTACAAGAACAACAAATCATGCAATTCTTGATGGGCTTGAATGATGCTTACATGCTCATTCGTGGTAACATCCTTATGCAATCTCCGCTACCTTCTCTTAGCGAATGTTATCGTTTAATCATCCAAGAAGAATCTCAAC GTAATAACACGATTACTAATTCTAAGGGTGTTGTTTTTGGCCTTGCTCCCAATGGTCGGCGTTCAAAATTTTTTTGCACTTTTTGCAACGTTTGGGGTCATTCTAATGATCGGTGTTACAAGAATAACTCTTCTACTCAAGAGAAGCATCAGGTTGCTAATTCGGTTCAAGCTACTGTCAATGAACCTCACACAAACAATTCGTCTACTTCTTCTGATCCTTCTACTTTTACCAAAGAGCAGATGAACCAATTTGCTGCTATGCTCGCCCAACATAACTTGAATCCTCAGAATGGCTCTTCGTCTGATTTGTCTACTGCTTTCATGGCTGGTAAGAGATTTTGTTTTTTGTCTACTGATTTAAACAATCCATGGATTATTGATAGTGGCGCGACTGACCACATGACACCTCATTTATTTATGTTCAGCGAATACACTGTTGTCCATAAACCGAGTTTCATCGAGATGCCAAATGGTCAGAAGGCTCGCGTTCACCATGTTGGTTCTATTCGTCTAAATGACAATGTTATTCTTGACCATGTCCTTCATGTTCCTGATTTCCAATTCAATCTTCTTTCTGTTTATAAACTTTTACTTCAATATAGTGCTTCTCTCACTTTTACTCTTACTTCTTATCTCCTTCAGGTTCCTTTAATGGAGCATCCACTG GCTCGAATGCATAGACTTTCTTTTCCTTTTAGTACTATTAAATCTTCTTCTATTTTTGAGTTAATACATGTTGATTTATGGGGTCCTTACTCTCGCCCTACACACAATGGTTTTAAATATTTTCTTACTATCGTTGATGATTTTTCTCGTACTACATGGACTCATTTATTAGCTACTAAAAGTGCGGCTTTTTCTACGCTTATTGCCTTTGTTGCTTACATTGAAAATCA ACTCTATTTTTTCCCTTTGCCTGTTGATGATCCCTCTCATAATTTCATTCCTACTGTCACCACCCCTTCTATACCTCCCGATCCTATTCCTTCTACTTCTTTCCATGATTCTCCTTTACACGATGATCCTAACTCTACCACTTCTGACTCTTCCACACAGATTCCTTCCGAACCTGTCCATGCTTCCGCACCTGATCCTATTTTTGTTCGTCGTTCTTCTCGTACCCCTGTTCAACCCTCTCACTTGAAGGACTACGTTTGCCCCAAGAACACTACTCCTAAACATTGGTGTAATCTTGTTTCTTATTCTAGCTTGCCTACTTCCCACCATGCATTTCTTGTTCATAACAGTCGTCATACTGAGCCATGTTATTACAATGAGGCATCTAAACACCCTCATTGGGTTCATGCCATGAATATCGAGATTGATGCTTTACAAGCCAATAACACTTGGGAAGTTTGTGATCTTCCACTGGGAAAGAAAGCATTGGGAAATCATTGGGTTTACAAGGTTAAACTAAAATCTGATGGGTCATTGGAAAGGTATAAAGGTCGATTAGTTGTTCAGGGAAACCACCAATGTGCAGGTGTTGATTTTTTTGACACTTTTTCTCCAGTTATCAAAATGGCTACTGTTCGCAGCATCCTTGCTCTTGCTGCTTCGAAGCGTTGGAAAATACACCAAATGGATGTTAATAACGCTTTTCTTCACGGGGATTTGTCTGAAGAGGTTTACATGCGGATGCCTCCCGGCATTCCTAATCCCGAACACAAAGTGTGTCGTCTTCATAAATCCCTATATGGTCTGAAACAGGCAAGTCGACAATGGTTTCAAAAACTTTCTCGAGCTCTTCAAGATCAAGGGTTTATGCAGTCCAAAAATGACTACAACCTATTCATTAAAAAGGTTAATAGTCAATTGACCATTTTTGCGGTATATGTCGATGACATTTTAGTGACCGGCTCGGATGCTACTTCTGTTTCTCAACTCAAGGACTTTCTTCATCGGGAGTTTACCATCAAAGATTTGGGTTCTCTTCACTATTTCCTGGGTATCGAGGTTATTTACCTTGACACAGGGTTTGTTCTGACTCAACGCAAGTTTACTCAAGAATTACTACATGAGTTTGATGTCTCGGATGCAAAGCCAACCGTTACTCCCCTTCCACAAAATATCAAGTTTTCTGATCCCTGCAGTCCGTATCTCAAAGACCCGTCACGTTATCGGTCTCTCATTGGTAAACTGAATTTTTTGACTCACACTCGTCCTGACCTCGCTTTTGCAGTTCAAACTATGAGTCAATTTATGCAACATCCACAACAAATCCATATGGAAGGTGTTAATCATTTATTACGTTATCTAAAAGGTACAAGCGGACAAGGTATTCTTCTAAATGGCTCCACACAACTTAGCCTTCATGCTTATTCTGATTCGGACTGGGCTGCGTGTCCCATTTCTCGTCGGTCTGTTACGGGGTATGTGATTTTGTTAAGCGGTTCTCCGATCAGTTGGAAATCTAAAAAGCAATCTACGATTTCTCGTTCTTCTTTCGAGGCTGAATATCGGGCTATGGCAAATGCTGCTTCGGAACTTACATGGTTAATTCGTCTTTTTGAAGAATTGGGTATTACTGACTTAAAACCTGTTACCCTTCACTGCGACAATCAATCTGCTCTCCATATTGCTAAGAACCCGGTCTTCCATGAGCGTACGAAACACATTGAACTTGATTGTCATTTTACGCGTGAAAAAGTTATGGAAGGCTTGATAGAGCTTAGCTACCTTACAACTCAAAACCAACTGGCTGACGTTCTAACGAAGATTCTTCCTTCTTCACAATTTCAGCAATTGTTATCCAAGCTGGGGATGTCTTCTTCCCATCCTCCATCTTGA